One Burkholderia vietnamiensis LMG 10929 genomic window, GACGCGTTCGTCGCGCACCCCGAATTGCGCAATGAAGTGTTCGGCCCCGCGTCGCTGATCGTGCGCTGCCCGGACGCCGATACGCTGCATCGCGTGCTGAAGTCGCTCGAAGGCCAGTTGACGATCGCCGCGCACCTCGCCGCCGACGACGCGCCGCTGTTCGCCGCGCTGCGCCCGACGCTCGAGCGCAAGGCCGGCCGCATTCTGGTCAACGGCTTCGGCACGGGCGTCGAGGTCGGCCACGCGATGGTGCACGGCGGCCCGTTCCCGGCGACGTCCGACACGCGCACCACGTCGGTCGGCGCACGCGCGATCGAGCGGTTCCTGCGGCCGGTGTCGTACCAGGACGTGCCCGACGCACTGCTGCCCGACGCGCTCCGCGACGGCAACCCGCTGAACGTGCCGCAACGCATCGACGGCGTGCCGGCGCTGCGGGCAGCGCGCGATGTCTGAGCCGCGCGCCGACGTCGTGCTGGCGCTCGACGACGTCCATGCACTCGCGCTGCGGGTGCTGATGCACCACGGGATGTCGCTTGCACACGCGCATGCGATCGCCGACGTCATCACGCAGGGCCAGCGCGACGAGTGCCACTCGCACGGCGTGTATCGGCTGCTCGTGTGCGTGCGCACGCTGAAGAAAGGCAAGGTCGATCCACGCGCCGTGCCGACGCTGCGACGCCTGTCGTCGTCGATCGTCGCGCTCGACGCGCATCGCGGCTTCTCGCTGCTGAGCTTCAAGACGGGGCTGCCGGTGCTCGTCGGGATGGCGAAGCAACACGGCATCGCGGCGATGGCGATCAACAACTGCTACCACTTCTCGGCGCTGTGGCCCGAAGTCGAAGCGATCGCCGCCGAGGGGCTGGCCGGCATCGCGATGAACCCGAGCCACAGCTGGGTCGCGCCGGAAGGCGGCCGCGAACCGGTGTTCGGCACGAATCCGATCGCGTTCGCTTGGCCGCGCCCGGGCGGACTGCCGTTCGTGTTCGACTTCGCGACCAGCGCGATCGCGCGCGGCGACATCGAGCTGCACGCGAAACGGGGCGACGCGATCCCGCCGCACTGGGCGATCGACGCCGACGGCCGGCCGACCACCGATCCGCACGCCGCCCTGCGGGGCGCAATGCGCACGTTCGGCGGGCACAAGGGCTCGGCGCTCGCGGCGATGGTCGAGCTGCTCGGCGGCGCGCTGATCGGCGACCTGACGAGTCAGGAGTCGCTGGCGTTCGACGGCGGCGTCGGCGCCACGCCGTGCCACGGCGAGCTCGTGGTCGCGTTCGACCCGAAGGTGTTCCTCGGCGACGACCTCGACGCGGGTCTCGCGCGCGGCGAACGGCTGTTCGACGCGATCACCGCGCAAGGGGCGCGACTGCCGTCGCAGCGGCGCTTCGACGCCCGTGCGCGCAGCATCGCGCACGGCGTGCGGATTCCGCGGGCGCTGTACGACGAGATTCTCGCGCTGGTCGAGTGAGGCGTGGCGGTGCGGGCCGGCCTACACGGCCTGCCCTGCGCGCCGCGGCCCGCGGCCGCTCATCGCCGATGGAATGGCCAAACCCGGTGCCCCACCACCCGC contains:
- a CDS encoding Ldh family oxidoreductase — encoded protein: MSEPRADVVLALDDVHALALRVLMHHGMSLAHAHAIADVITQGQRDECHSHGVYRLLVCVRTLKKGKVDPRAVPTLRRLSSSIVALDAHRGFSLLSFKTGLPVLVGMAKQHGIAAMAINNCYHFSALWPEVEAIAAEGLAGIAMNPSHSWVAPEGGREPVFGTNPIAFAWPRPGGLPFVFDFATSAIARGDIELHAKRGDAIPPHWAIDADGRPTTDPHAALRGAMRTFGGHKGSALAAMVELLGGALIGDLTSQESLAFDGGVGATPCHGELVVAFDPKVFLGDDLDAGLARGERLFDAITAQGARLPSQRRFDARARSIAHGVRIPRALYDEILALVE